From Cydia strobilella chromosome 7, ilCydStro3.1, whole genome shotgun sequence, one genomic window encodes:
- the LOC134743057 gene encoding innexin inx3, protein MAVLGMVSAVAGFVKVRYLIDKAVIDNMVFRMHYRITSAMLFLFCILVTANNLIGDPISCITEGSIPQHVLNNFCWITYTFTLPYSPAVQHAHPGVNNLGNENNHGADDKRIHAYYQWVPFMLFFQGLLFYIPHWIWKNWEEGKVRMISDGIRGTVANISDDRNKRQNRLVEYLIDTLNMHNTYSFGYFFCEALNFINVVGNIFFLDKFLNGAFLTYGTDVVRFSNMNQEQRTDPMIEVFPRLTKCTFHKYGASGSIQKHDSLCVLALNILNEKIFIFLWFWFIILSIVSGLALVYSAAVILLPSTREQILKRRFRFGTPKGVEALVRKTQVGDFLLLHLLGQNMSMRVFGELLDELSRRLHLGSNPPSAPSTIEMAPIYPNIDKFSKETET, encoded by the exons ATGGCGGTTCTTGGTATGGTGTCCGCGGTGGCGGGCTTCGTCAAAGTCCGGTACCTGATCGACAAGGCCGTGATCGACAACATGGTGTTCAGGATGCACTATCGCATCACATCCGCCATGCTGTTCCTGTTCTGTATACTCGTTACGGCCAATAATTTAATTG GCGACCCAATTTCTTGTATCACCGAAGGCTCGATACCACAGCACGTATTAAACAACTTCTGCTGGATCACATACACGTTCACGCTGCCGTACAGCCCGGCGGTCCAGCACGCCCATCCCGGCGTCAATAATCTTGGCAACGAAAACAATCACGGAGCGGATGACAAACGTATACATGCCTACTATCAATGGGTGCCGTTTATGCTTTTCTTCCAG GGTCTCCTGTTCTACATCCCCCACTGGATCTGGAAGAACTGGGAGGAGGGCAAAGTGCGTATGATCTCCGATGGCATCCGAGGCACGGTGGCCAACATCTCCGATGACAGGAATAAACGACAG AACCGACTCGTCGAATACCTTATAGACACGTTGAACATGCACAACACCTATTCCTTTGGATATTTCTTCTGTGAAGCCTTGAACTTTATCAATGTT GTTGGTAACATCTTCTTCCTAGACAAATTCCTCAACGGCGCCTTCTTGACATACGGAACTGATGTAGTGAGGTTTTCGAACATGAACCAAGAGCAGAGGACAGATCCTATG ATCGAAGTCTTCCCCAGACTGACGAAGTGCACATTCCACAAATATGGTGCTTCTGGTTCAATTCAGAAACACGACTCGCTATGCGTCCTCGCCTTGAACATCCTGAACGAGAAGATATTCATCTTCCTCTGGTTTTG GTTCATCATCCTATCGATAGTATCGGGGCTGGCGCTAGTGTACTCTGCGGCTGTGATTCTCCTGCCCAGCACCCGTGAACAAATCTTGAAGCGTCGCTTCCGCTTTGGAACGCCGAAGGGAGTCGAGGCTCTTGTCAGAAAGACGCAG GTGGGTGACTTCCTGCTTCTGCACTTGCTTGGGCAAAACATGTCGATGCGGGTATTCGGCGAGCTCCTGGACGAGCTGTCTCGGCGGCTCCACCTCGGCTCCAACCCGCCCTCCGCGCCCTCCACCATCGAGATGGCTCCCATATACCCCAATATAGACAAGTTCTCCAAGGAAACAGAGACGTAA